A window of the Hevea brasiliensis isolate MT/VB/25A 57/8 chromosome 6, ASM3005281v1, whole genome shotgun sequence genome harbors these coding sequences:
- the LOC110657581 gene encoding F-box/kelch-repeat protein SKIP25-like, which translates to MANPNQTTAVVSACRNTVKRQTLTKHHRHRQELSDLIPGLPDHIAELCLSRVHPSLLYSVCLSWSRLIYSPCFPPFLSLYTVLSSKRTDHSDLTNSIQFFNFDPISSRWASLPPPPPDPPLRLLLRHPSFISRYLPIQFVSVSGHLILLAATAHNFSPALSRPLIFNPLSRTWVFGPQLASPRRWCAAGAINGAIYVGSGIGSYFSADVAKSVEKWDFLHNKKTAAVTGHCLTTRSKGSSWKWEKVKGLKDGRFSRDAIDAVGWRGKLCMVNVKGHAAKEGLVYDTEKDAWEDMPEGMLAGWKGPVAAMDEEVMYVVEEIKGALKKYDPERDDWEYIMESERLIGAQQIAAGGGRVCVVCSGSNNGGIVVLDVVAMPVRLWILETPPGFEAVAVHILPRMSQPDLLFPVVDYSSNVQSNLKS; encoded by the exons ATGGCCAATCCCAATCAGACTACAGCGGTTGTATCCGCCTGTAGAAACACCGTCAAACGCCAAACATTAACCAAACACCACCGCCACCGTCAGGAGTTATCTGATCTGATCCCTGGTCTGCCTGACCACATAGCTGAACTTTGCCTCTCCCGTGTTCACCCTTCCTTGCTTTACTCCGTTTGCCTTTCATGGAGCCGACTAATCTATTCCCCTTGTTTCCCTCCTTTCCTCTCTCTTTACACAGTCTTATCTTCTAAACGCACAGATCACAGTGACCTtactaattcaattcaattctttAACTTTGATCCTATCTCCTCCAGGTGGGCTTCTCTCCCTCCTCCACCGCCGGACCCCCCTCTCCGTCTCCTCCTCCGCCACCCATCCTTTATTTCCCGCTACTTACCTATACAGTTTGTCTCCGTTTCTGGCCACCTAATCCTCCTTGCTGCCACCGCTCACAATTTTTCCCCAGCCCTGTCTCGTCCTCTCATTTTCAATCCGCTCTCTCGTACATGGGTTTTTGGCCCCCAACTCGCCTCACCGCGCCGCTGGTGCGCTGCCGGTGCTATAAATGGCGCCATCTATGTGGGGAGTGGGATCGGGTCTTATTTCTCTGCCGATGTGGCGAAGTcggtggaaaaatgggatttcTTGCACAACAAAAAAACAGCTGCAGTAACCGGTCATTGTTTGACGACCAGGAGCAAGGGTAGCTCTTGGAAATGGGAGAAGGTCAAAGGATTGAAAGATGGAAGATTTAGTAGAGACGCCATTGATGCAGTAGGGTGGAGAGGGAAACTATGTATGGTGAATGTAAAAGGACATGCGGCGAAAGAAGGTTTAGTTTATGACACTGAGAAGGACGCTTGGGAGGACATGCCAGAGGGTATGCTTGCTGGGTGGAAAGGTCCTGTGGCAGCCATGGATGAGGAGGTGATGTACGTGGTAGAAGAAATCAAGGGTGCACTAAAAAAATATGACCCGGAGAGGGATGACTGGGAGTACATAATGGAGTCAGAAAGGCTTATAGGAGCACAACAGATTGCTGCAGGTGGTGGTAGAGTATGCGTCGTTTGCAGTGGCAGTAACAATGGTGGGATTGTGGTACTAGATGTGGTGGCGATGCCAGTGAGGTTATGGATACTGGAGACGCCGCCGGGATTTGAAGCTGTGGCAGTCCATATATTGCCGAGGATGAGCCAGCCAGACCTTTTATTTCCG GTTGTAGACTACTCCAGTAATGTTCAGAGTAACTTGAAATCTTGA